From a single Anaerolineaceae bacterium oral taxon 439 genomic region:
- a CDS encoding ATP synthase F0 subunit B: protein MGINAGNLFVSTICLIIAYLIIARFIVGPVQKVASERQAVIDSGMENARKSKQMIADAEQRAAEIVSSAEAKATEIIKTATDQTIKLREDYQAQLDAENVKQLRSTKAYLDQERDLMLTHLRDQIIDLSIVGAKKLIQENLKIDPDKQRQMLIELFTGIRDRKFLSVPEELQSNLPRIEVTTAIALTDDERALVTEELKPRLSDDGEVVFQIDPKILGGVVVHSGNILIDHSISGRARELRDALHQ from the coding sequence TTGGGGATCAACGCCGGGAACCTGTTCGTCAGTACGATCTGCCTGATCATCGCCTACCTGATCATCGCGCGGTTTATCGTCGGCCCGGTTCAGAAGGTCGCGAGCGAGCGGCAGGCGGTTATCGATTCCGGAATGGAAAACGCGCGCAAGTCGAAGCAGATGATCGCCGACGCGGAGCAGCGCGCCGCGGAGATTGTCAGCAGCGCCGAGGCGAAGGCGACCGAGATCATTAAGACGGCCACGGATCAGACGATTAAGCTCCGCGAGGATTACCAGGCGCAGCTTGACGCCGAAAACGTTAAGCAGCTCCGTAGTACGAAAGCCTACCTGGATCAGGAGCGGGATCTGATGCTGACGCACTTACGCGACCAGATCATCGATCTGTCGATTGTGGGGGCGAAGAAGTTGATTCAGGAGAACCTGAAAATCGATCCGGATAAACAGCGGCAAATGCTGATCGAGCTGTTTACCGGGATCCGTGACCGGAAGTTCTTGTCCGTCCCTGAGGAGCTTCAGTCGAACCTGCCGCGGATCGAAGTCACGACCGCGATCGCGCTGACCGACGACGAACGGGCGCTCGTTACTGAGGAGCTGAAGCCGCGTCTGAGCGACGACGGCGAGGTCGTTTTCCAGATCGACCCGAAAATTCTCGGCGGCGTCGTCGTTCATAGCGGCAATATCCTGATCGATCATTCGATTTCCGGCCGGGCGCGCGAGCTTCGCGACGCGCTTCATCAGTAA
- a CDS encoding ATP synthase F0 subunit C — protein sequence MDPQAAKYIGTGIAMLSLAGAGISIGMIGTSALSGIARNPEAQGNIMSAMILAIAFAESIAIYALVIAFLMLFS from the coding sequence ATGGATCCACAAGCGGCAAAATACATTGGTACGGGAATTGCGATGCTATCGCTGGCGGGCGCGGGCATATCGATCGGCATGATCGGAACGTCGGCGCTGAGCGGGATCGCGCGCAATCCGGAGGCGCAGGGAAATATCATGTCGGCGATGATTCTGGCGATCGCGTTCGCCGAATCGATCGCGATTTATGCGCTGGTGATCGCGTTCCTGATGCTGTTCAGTTAG